The following nucleotide sequence is from Pandoraea thiooxydans.
CAACCGGCCGATCGTCGTGTGGCGCTCGGAGCAGGGCGAGGTGGTGGCATTCGATGATCGCTGCTGCCACAAGCGATTCCCGTTGTCGGAGAGCAAACTTCTCGACAGCGGCCATCTGGAGTGTGCTTACCATGGACTGTGCTACGACACCAGCGGGCAGTGCGTGGCGATCCCGTCGCAGCCGGACAAGGCGATCCCACCGCAGGCCCGGCTCCGGACCGTGCCGGTCGTCGAGCAGGACGGCGTGGTTTGGGTGTGGCCCGGCGACGCCGCGCAGGCCGCGGGCAAGCGGCCGCCGCGCACTCCGGAAGTGGTCGATCCCGGCAAGGTCGCGGTGGGATCGCCCGGACCCTTGCGGGTGCCGGCCAATTACTTGCTGCTGATCGAAAACCTGCTGGATATCAGTCACTTCTATCCGTTGCACGACGGCAATATCGGCGACAAGGAAAACAGCCTGATTCCGGTCGAACTCGAAGAAGGGGAGTCGGAGGGGTATCAATACGTGAAGACCATTCGGCGCGTCGAGCATTATCGGCAGCCCCCATATCTGCGCGAATGGTTTCTGTACGACGAAGTCGAGCGGCTGCATACGCACTGCATGGTCAGCCCGGGCCTGACGCGGGTCGAGATGCATGTGGCGCCACCGGGACAGCTCGACACCGATGCCGTGCGGGGGTACACGTTGCTGCACCTGCATTTCCCGGTAGACGAGCGCAATCTTGTGTGGCGCTGGTCGGTGTCGTGCAAAAAGGGGCACACGCCATTGAGCGATCCGACGATTCCCACCGCCCATAAAGTGGCCGAAATGTTTCCGTCGGTCGTCGCGCAGGACCAATGGGCGCTCGAGCGGCAGCAGAAGATGTTCGAATATCCCGATGACGGCTACGCCGAGCTGTTCCTCAAGTCAGACAAGGCGCTGCGCCGTGCCCGCCAGATTTTGATGACCATGCAGCGCCAGGAGCGGCTGCCAAAGGCGGGCGACGACAAGCCTTCCGAACACACCATCGCGCTGGTGGCGCAAGGAGGTGGCGTGGCGACGGCCTGACGCATCGTTTCCGAGCGACGCCCCCAAGCCGCGGTCTGCCGCGGCTCACGTTGCACGCATCAGACCGGCCGTCGCCCTCAAGCCAGCTTTACCGATAAATATAAGACATGCGGTTCATCCCAGGAGATACATTGTGGAAACTCGAGCTATCGAAACCCCGAGCGTCGAACCCGTGAGCGAAAGCTCACGTAAAACGCTGATGCAGCGCTGCGTGTATACGTGTGTTTATCTCTTCGAACGGATCATGCCGGATCCTTTCGTGATCGTGATTCTGCTGACGGCGGTGACCGCGCTGTGCGCGTTCTTTCTGGCGCCTCACGGAACGCCCTCGGTGATTCTCACCGGTTGGTACAAGGGGATTGTCGGCATCTTCACGTTCGCATTCCAGATGGTGCTGATTCTGGTGACCGGGTACGCCCTGGCCAACGCGAATGTGGTGCAGACCGGTCTGCGCCGCGTGGCGCTGCTGGCGAGCGGACCCGGCTCGGCGGTGGCCATCGTGTTCGCCGTTGGCGCCGGAGCGACGTTTCTGAACTGGGGGTTCGGGCTGGTGGTCGGCGCGATGATGGCCAAGGAGGTTGCCAAGCGTGTGCGCGTCGACTTCGCCTGGTTGGTGGCGGCCAGTTATACGTCCTGGGTATTGTGGGCGTTCACCGGTATGTCGAGTTCGATCGCTCTGTCGATCGCTTCGCCGGGCAGTCCGCTCAACCTGATCGAAAAACAGATTCACTCGGTCGTGCCGCTGTCGCAAACCGTGTTTGCCTCCTGGATCCTGTTGCCCGGGTTACTGGCCACCGTGCTTCTGCCGGCGCTGTTCATGTTGATCCGAGCCGCGCCCGGCGACGTCATTGCAGCCGATCCGCAGGCGCTGGCTGAACAGGATGCGCACAGCGACGGTGGCGTCAAGCGCAAGTCCATCGCCGGGCGACTCGAGGGATCGCGTATTTGCGCGATGGTGTTCGTGGTGGCCGGCGTTGCCTATCTCGCCCAGGAGTGGAGCCAGCACGGCGTCAGCCTCGACATCAACACGGTGATCTTTATCTTCCTGCTGACCGGACTTGCCCTGCACGGCAGCGCGCGAGCGTATGTCGACGCGATTTCCAAGGCAGCGCGGGTCACCGGTCCGATGCTGCTGCAGTATCCGTTCTATGGCGGGATCATGGGCATCATGTCGGCCACCGGACTGGCGCAAGTGGCTTCCTCCGCCTTCATCCATTTTGCCTCGGGCCACACGTTGCCGTTCTGGAGCTATATCGGCTCGCTGTTCATCACGCTGCTGATTCCCAGCGGCGGCGGGCATTGGGCCGTGCAGGGGCCGTTCACGATTCCGGCGGCCGTGCAATTGGGCGCGTCCCTGCCGGGCACCGCCATGGGTATTGCCACGGGCGAACTGGCCGCCAGCCTGCTGCAACCGTTCTGGGCGATTCCGGTCGTGGCGATCGCGGGCGTCGGCGTGCAGCGCGTGATTGGCTTCACCTTCGTGAGTTTTCTTGCCTGCGGAAGCTTCTTTGGGCTGGTTTATCTGGTGCTGGTGCCGCTGCTCCACTGAGAGCCGGGAGGACATGCGAGATGACATCGGATCGACGCAAACATTGACTGAAAGGGAAACAAAGGATGAAAACACGCGCCGCCATAGCCTGGGAAGCGGGCAAGCCGTTGACGATCGAGGAAGTCGATCTGGAGGGCCCGCGCGCGGGCGAAGTGCTGATCGAAGTGAAAGCCACCGGCATTTGCCACACCGACTACTACACGCTGTCGGGGGCGGACCCGGAAGGGTTGTTCCCGGCCATTCTGGGCCATGAGGGCGCGGGCGTGGTGGTGGATCTGGGCGCGGGGGTGACCAGCCTCAAAAAGGGCGATCACGTGATCCCGCTGTACACGCCCGAATGCCGCCAGTGCAAATTCTGCCTCTCGCGCAAGACCAACCTGTGCCAGGCGATCCGCGCCACCCAAGGGCGCGGCCTGATGCCCGACGCCACCTCGCGCTTCTCGTTGGGGGGCAAGCCGATCCTGCACTACATGGGCACCTCCACCTTCTCCAACTACATCGTCGTGCCGGAGATCGCGGTGGCCAAAATCCGCGAAGACGCGCCGTTCGACAAAGTGTGCTACATCGGCTGCGGGGTCACCACCGGGGTGGGCGCGGTGGTCTACTCGGCCAAGGTCGAAGCCGGGGCCAACGTGGTGGTGTTCGGCCTGGGCGGGATCGGGCTGAACGTGATCCAGGGCGCGAAGATGGTGGGCGCCGACAAGATCATCGGCGTCGACATCAACCCGCGGCGGGTCGAGCTCGCGCGCAAATTCGGCATGACCGACTTCATCAACCCCACGGAAGTCGAGAACGTGGTCGATCGCATCGTGCAGCTCACCGACGGCGGGGCCGACTACAGCTTCGAGTGCATCGGCAACGTCACCACCATGCGCCAGGCGCTCGAGTGCTGCCACAAGGGCTGGGGCCAGTCGTTCATCATCGGGGTGGCGGCGGCCGGGCAGGAGATCAGCACGCGGCCGTTCCAGCTGGTGACCGGGCGCGAGTGGAAGGGCTCGGCCTTCGGCGGGGCGCGCGGGCGCACCGACGTGCCGAAGATCGTCGACTGGTACATGGAAGGCAAGCTCAACATCGACGACCTGATCACGCACACGCTCACGCTCGAGCAGATCAACGACGGCTTCGACCTGATGAAGCGCGGCGAGTCGATCCGCTCGGTCGTACTGTATTGAGCGGGGCCGGCGCGATGCTCGAACTGCTCAGCGAACACGCCTGCTTCGGCGGCGTGCAGCGCTTCTACCTGCACGCCTCGGCAACCATCGGGCTGCCGATGCGCTTCGCGGTCTACCTGCCGCCGGCGCAGGGGCGTGGCGCGGGACCCATCCCGGCGCTGGTGTATCTGGCGGGGCTGACCTGCACCGAAGAGACCTTCATGATCAAGGCCGGCGCGCAGCGGCTGGCGGCCGAACACGGCATCGCGCTGCTCGCGCCGGACACCAGCCCGCGCGGGGCGAACCTGCCGGGCGAGGCCGACAGCTGGGACTTCGGTGTCGGGGCGGGCTTCTATCTGGATGCCACCGAGGCGCCGTGGTCCCGGCACTACCGGATGGAGAGCTACGTGACGGGCGAGCTGTTGCCGCTGGCGCAGGCCGAGTTCGGGCTCGATGCGGCGCGCACCGGCATCTTCGGCCACTCGATGGGCGGGCACGGCGCGCTGGTGCTGGCGCTGCGCCACCCGGGGCTGTTTGCCTCGGTATCGGCGTTCGCGCCGATCGCCGCGCCCACGCAGTGCCCGTGGGGCATCAAGGCATTCACCGGGGGTACCTCGGGGCGAATCGGCAGCGCTGGCAAAGCCACGACGCCAGCGCGCTGATGGCGGGCATGAAGAAGCCGTATGCCGACGGCATTCTGATCGATCAGGGGCTGGCCGATCGATTCCTGGCCGAGCAACTGCACCCCGAGCAGTTCGAGGCGGCCTGCGCCCGGGCCGGCCAGCCGCTCACGCTGCGGCGCCACCCCGGCTACGACCACGGCTATTACTTCATCTCGACCTTTATGGCCGATCACATCATGCATCACGCGCGGGTTCTGTATGCGTGATGGGTCTTTTACTTAGGAGCGCATTGCAATGAAATTGTATGACTTCGAATTATCCGGCAGCTGCTACAAAATTCGGCTGCTGCTCAATATGCTCGACCTGAAATGCGAGTTGAAAAGCGTCGATTTCGTCAACAAGGAGCACAAGAGCGATGCATACCTGGCGTTGAATCCGTTTGGCGAAATCCCGATCCTCGAGGACGGCGATCTTCGTCTGCGCGACGCCCAGGCGATCCTGATCTACCTGGCGAAAAAGTATGATGCCAGCGGACAATGGTTTCCGGACGATGCCGCCTCGATGGGGCGGATTGCCCAATGGCTGTCGACCGGCGGCGGGGAAATCATGAACGCGGCGGGCGCGCGCCTGGTGAAAATCCTCGACTATCCGCTGGATCTCGACAAACTGCAGGCCGGCGCACACCGCGTGTTCAAAATCATGAATGCGCATCTGGCCGATCGCCCGTGGCTGGAACTGGGTCACCCGACGATCGCCGACATCGCATGCTTTCCCTACACCGCGATGGCGGGCGAGGGCGGCATCGATCTGACGCCTTACCCGCACGTCCTGGCGTGGATCGAACGGGTCAAGCGTTTGCCGGGATTCATTCCGATGCCGGGCGTGCCCGCCCCGTGACGCATCGCGGGGGCGCCGCGCCCGCCCGCGTGCGTCAAGGCGCCGGCGCTACTGCGCGGCGGTGCCGGCCATCGCCCCCGCACCCGCCTGAATCGGCTCATATTCCCCATGGCCGTCCGGCCACTGCGTCAGGAGTTCGAAGCCGTCCTGCGTGACGACCACCATGTGTTCCCACTGGGCCGACAGCGACCGGTCTTTGGTCACCACGGTCCAACCATCGGCGAGCTCCCTGGTATCGGGGCGGCCGGCGTTGAGCATCGGCTCGATCGTGAAAATCATGCCCGGCGCGAGCGTCAGGCCGGTGCCGGGGCGCCCGTAGTGGAGCACCTGGGGTTCGTCGTGGTAGATCCGGCCGATGCCGTGGCCGCAGTATTCGCGCACGACGCTGAAGCCGTCGCGCTCGGCGACGCTCTGGATCGCGTGGCCGACGTCGCCCAGGGTCGCGCCCGGACGCACCGCCAGGATGCCGGCGCGCATGGCTTCGTAGGTGGTCTGTACCAATTTCCTGGCCGGCGCGCTGGGCTGCCCAGCGAAATACATGCGGCTGCTGTCGCCGTACCAGCCATCCTTGATGACGGCCACGTCGATATTGATGATGTCGCCATCGGCCAGGCGTCGCCCGGACGGAATGCCATGGCATATCACGTCGTTGACCGACGCGCAGATGGTTTTCGGATAGCCGTGGTAGCCGACGTTGGCCGGCGTGGCGCGTTGCACGTTGACGATGAAATCATGGCAAAGCCGGTCCAGTTCGTCGGTCGTGACGCCTGGCGCGACGTGTGCCGCGATCATCTCCAGCACTTCGGCGGCCAGTGCGCCGGCCCGGCGGGCCATGGCGATTTCCTCGGCCGAACGGAGCTTGATACGTCGCTTGCCGCGCATCATACGGCCTCCGCCAGACGTCGTCGCGTGGTGGCCGGCGCCGGATCCGCCCCAGGCGCGTCGGCCCGCATCAGCAGTTGACAGATTTCACTGTAGCTCAAGGTCGGGTGCAGTTCGGCCAGCATGCCGACCCGTAGCCAGTGTTCGGCCTGCGCGTTGACCGAGCGGCTCAACGCGGCGCTGGCATGGCGCAGCGCGTCGTGCATCTGGTCGGAGATTTTAACGATG
It contains:
- a CDS encoding Rieske 2Fe-2S domain-containing protein, with the protein product MSAFEYVSNCWYPLGFSAEFPVDELQGHKIANRPIVVWRSEQGEVVAFDDRCCHKRFPLSESKLLDSGHLECAYHGLCYDTSGQCVAIPSQPDKAIPPQARLRTVPVVEQDGVVWVWPGDAAQAAGKRPPRTPEVVDPGKVAVGSPGPLRVPANYLLLIENLLDISHFYPLHDGNIGDKENSLIPVELEEGESEGYQYVKTIRRVEHYRQPPYLREWFLYDEVERLHTHCMVSPGLTRVEMHVAPPGQLDTDAVRGYTLLHLHFPVDERNLVWRWSVSCKKGHTPLSDPTIPTAHKVAEMFPSVVAQDQWALERQQKMFEYPDDGYAELFLKSDKALRRARQILMTMQRQERLPKAGDDKPSEHTIALVAQGGGVATA
- a CDS encoding TIGR00366 family protein, translated to MQRCVYTCVYLFERIMPDPFVIVILLTAVTALCAFFLAPHGTPSVILTGWYKGIVGIFTFAFQMVLILVTGYALANANVVQTGLRRVALLASGPGSAVAIVFAVGAGATFLNWGFGLVVGAMMAKEVAKRVRVDFAWLVAASYTSWVLWAFTGMSSSIALSIASPGSPLNLIEKQIHSVVPLSQTVFASWILLPGLLATVLLPALFMLIRAAPGDVIAADPQALAEQDAHSDGGVKRKSIAGRLEGSRICAMVFVVAGVAYLAQEWSQHGVSLDINTVIFIFLLTGLALHGSARAYVDAISKAARVTGPMLLQYPFYGGIMGIMSATGLAQVASSAFIHFASGHTLPFWSYIGSLFITLLIPSGGGHWAVQGPFTIPAAVQLGASLPGTAMGIATGELAASLLQPFWAIPVVAIAGVGVQRVIGFTFVSFLACGSFFGLVYLVLVPLLH
- a CDS encoding ParD-like family protein produces the protein MGIVKISDQMHDALRHASAALSRSVNAQAEHWLRVGMLAELHPTLSYSEICQLLMRADAPGADPAPATTRRRLAEAV
- a CDS encoding S-(hydroxymethyl)glutathione dehydrogenase/class III alcohol dehydrogenase, whose protein sequence is MKTRAAIAWEAGKPLTIEEVDLEGPRAGEVLIEVKATGICHTDYYTLSGADPEGLFPAILGHEGAGVVVDLGAGVTSLKKGDHVIPLYTPECRQCKFCLSRKTNLCQAIRATQGRGLMPDATSRFSLGGKPILHYMGTSTFSNYIVVPEIAVAKIREDAPFDKVCYIGCGVTTGVGAVVYSAKVEAGANVVVFGLGGIGLNVIQGAKMVGADKIIGVDINPRRVELARKFGMTDFINPTEVENVVDRIVQLTDGGADYSFECIGNVTTMRQALECCHKGWGQSFIIGVAAAGQEISTRPFQLVTGREWKGSAFGGARGRTDVPKIVDWYMEGKLNIDDLITHTLTLEQINDGFDLMKRGESIRSVVLY
- a CDS encoding glutathione S-transferase family protein, which produces MKLYDFELSGSCYKIRLLLNMLDLKCELKSVDFVNKEHKSDAYLALNPFGEIPILEDGDLRLRDAQAILIYLAKKYDASGQWFPDDAASMGRIAQWLSTGGGEIMNAAGARLVKILDYPLDLDKLQAGAHRVFKIMNAHLADRPWLELGHPTIADIACFPYTAMAGEGGIDLTPYPHVLAWIERVKRLPGFIPMPGVPAP
- the map gene encoding type I methionyl aminopeptidase, which translates into the protein MMRGKRRIKLRSAEEIAMARRAGALAAEVLEMIAAHVAPGVTTDELDRLCHDFIVNVQRATPANVGYHGYPKTICASVNDVICHGIPSGRRLADGDIINIDVAVIKDGWYGDSSRMYFAGQPSAPARKLVQTTYEAMRAGILAVRPGATLGDVGHAIQSVAERDGFSVVREYCGHGIGRIYHDEPQVLHYGRPGTGLTLAPGMIFTIEPMLNAGRPDTRELADGWTVVTKDRSLSAQWEHMVVVTQDGFELLTQWPDGHGEYEPIQAGAGAMAGTAAQ